The genome window TGAATAATAAACTGAGCCGTTGTGGGTCTTACTTGCATGTACCCTACCTCTCCATGTGGACCTATTATATTTTTAAAATTTGTTTCAGTGTCAATAATAGCTACAATTAACATAGGAGAAACTTCAAAAATTTTTGATGCTTCCATAATTGAATATACTAACTCTTTTAAACGATCTTCAGGCATATCTTTGCCGACTGCCAATTTGTATTGAGTTGAAATAAAATCATACAAAATGGTTCGAATTGTTATATCTTCATTGGAATTTTCATTATTACTGATAAAATTAATATAAGGCGAGTTTGCAAAAAATGTTGAGGATAACAATACAAAGACTAAAGACAAAAAGACTACTCTCATTCGCACTAGTTAAATCACCTCTTTTTAGCGATTATTTTTTCTTTATTATATGCACGCCGAATGGTGCCAAACTTATCACATTGTTTTCAATATAATTATTACCTATTGATAATAATTCTTGTCCATTTTGGAGAAAAAACGAGGAAATCGACGATTTTAGGTTGTAATAGGCAATAATTTCATGTAATTGGTCATATCCTCTTAATTCTACCACATTTTCATCAAAATTCAAAATTTCAACTTTTGCATTTTCTAGCCATAAATTATTTTTTCGAAATGAAATCAAAGATTTGACAGTATTTAATATAGAATTTTTATCTTTTTTTTGTTCTTCAACTGATTCACCAGAGTATGGTGGATTAAACTTATAACCTTTCCACTCTGTTTGACCTGGGCCAAAACCATTTTCGTACCAATGAAAAGGTTCCTGACTGTCTTCTGTGAAATTGACATCTTTTGGAATACCTTTCATACCTGTTTCTTCACCATAATAGATAAAAGGAACACCTGGTAAAGTATAAAGAATAGAAAAACCCAGTTTTACTTTTTCTTCATCCTTTAAATCTGATAATATCCTTGTCATATCATGATTCGTTAAAAAATTACCCGATTTTGACAAAACTTTTCCATCAGGAAGGTATTCTGGTATACATTTGATTAATGTTTTATTAAATTCTGACGGTGACTCTTTTTTTAAAGTCATTTTTAAATCTTCAGCTATTGGAAAATTAAAGCCTATATCGAATATACCTTCATATTTTCTAACTATTTCTGGAGCATCCCAAACTTCGCTTATAACAATAGCGTCTTCTTTTATAGATTTAATATACTTTGTCATTTCTTTCCAGAATTCAACGTTTTTCTCATGTTGATACTTAAAATGCATTTCTTCAATATCAAAGTCGAAAATATGCTTGGCAGCATCTAGTCTAAACCCATCAAAGCCTGTCTCTAGCCAGAATTTAAATATCTTCTTAATTTCATTCCACAGTTCTGGATTCTCAAAATTGAGATCAGGAGAAGCAGGACCAAAAATACCATAAAAATATTTATCTCCTATTTTTTGCCATATTTTACTATCATCCCAATGCCTTATTTCATCTAAATCTGCTTTTTCGTTTGCCCATATGAACCAATTCTTATAGGGTTCTTCTCCTTTCAAAGCCTTTTGGAACCATTCAGAACTGACAGCGACATGGTTTATAGGAAGATCCAAGACAAATTTTAAACCTTTTTCGTGGCCTTCTTTCAGAGTATTTTTCAAATGTTCTAAAGTTCCATATACAGGGTTAACTTCATAGAAATCAGAAACTGTATATCCATGAAATGCCGGAGATTTCATTATAGGAAGAAGCCAAACATAATCAATACCTAAATTACAAAGATAATCTAGTTTATTTTTTAAACCAAGGAAATCTCCTAGGCCATCATCGTTAGAGTCGTAAAATGATCGTAGATACAGTTCATAAAAGATCATAATAATTGTACCTCCTCGATATTTCTAATTTTTTTTGTTTTTTTCGACTTCTTCAATAAAATTTTTGAAGATAGGATGGGGTTCTCCTACTTTTGTTTTAAACTCTGGATGGTATTGTATTCCAACATAAAAAGGATGGTCTGATAACTCTACTGCTTCTACAAAATCTGTCATTGCAGAAATAGTTAGTTTGTTTGGAGTATTATTTCCTTTTTCAAACATATCCTCAAACATTTTATAATTTACTTCGTATCTATGTCGATGCCTTTCAAAAATTTCTTTTTTATCTTTATAAATCTTACTAAGTTTCGTGTTGGGTATAATATCTATTTTTTGGGAACCTAATCTCATAGTTCCTCCAAGATTAAGGCTCTTTTTTTGCTCTTCCATTAAATCAATAACAGGGTAAGGAGTTTTTGGATCGAACTCCGTAGAATTTGAATCATCATATTTAAGGACATTTCGTGCAAATTCTATAACCATCAACTGCATTCCCAAGCATATTCCTAAAAGGGGCACCTTATTTTCTCTAGCATATTCTATAGCTTTGATCTTACCTTCAACAGCCCTTCTTCCAAAGCCCCCAGGAATTATGATCCCTTGATATTTTGATAAAAGTATATTCAATTCATCTTCGTTCATTTCTTCAAGTTCTTCTGCATTGATTAATTCCGGTCTATTAACACCACTTAAAAAAATACTTTCCATGATGCTTTTGTAAGCATCGTCTGTTCCTAAATACTTAGAAATCATGGCAATTTTTAAATTTTTAAAAGTTTTTGGGCATTTCCACATAAAAGGATTATTATCATTCGAAAGTGTTAATTCAAGCTTTTTAGAGATTAATTTATGAATGCTTTTTTCATATAATATTTTGGGGACCTCATATACATTGCTTAGATCGGGGAGATTAACTACGTAATCAGATGGTACTCCTCCAAAAAGAGCAATCTTCTCAAGACTGGATGGATCAATTTCTTTTTCGGTTCTTACTAAAAGCATGTCTGGTTGTATTCCAATTCTTCTTAATAATTGCACTGATTGTTGTGTTGGTTTCGTTTTAAACTCGTTTGTAACATGCAAATATGGAACGAAAGTCACATGTATAAACATGAAATTGTCTCTGCCTTTCTCAAAAGAAAGCTCTCTAACAGCTTCTAAAAAGATCTCTCCTTCAATGTCCCCTACGGTGCCCCCTATTTCAATAAGAAGAATTTCGGTATCTATCTCTTCAATTCTTTCTTTGATTCTTTCTGTAACATGTGGCACCATTTGAACGGTTGCTCCTAAATATTTTCCTTCTCTCTCTTTTTCAATAACATGTTTATATACTTGGCCAGCAGTCATATTGTTAAATTTTTTCATATCAATACCTAAAAATCTTTCATAATGGCCCAAATCTAAATCAGCTTCATAACCATCTTCTGTTACAAAAACTTCTCCATGCTGATTAGGATTCATAGTTCCAGCATCGACGTTCAAATAAGGATCTACTTTCAAGGAATTAACTTTCAATCCTAATTCTTTGATAAGTCTTCCGATTGAAGCAGAAACAACCCCTTTACCTATACCGCTTAGTACGCCTCCGGTGACTATAATGTATTTTTTCGCCATTGTCAATCCTTCGCTCCTTTCTAAAAAATTCCTTAAAAAATAATGGGGGAGCAAAATAGCTCCCCGCATTTTTAATCAAGATCAGTCTTCGTCGTCGATGTTTAACTTCTCAGCAAGCATATTAACGGCAATTTCAACCGTTTTTATTTTTTCTAATTCATCATCTTCAATAGTAACACCAAACTCTGATTCAAAAGCCATTGTTAAATCTACTAACTCTAAAGAATCTGCATCTAAATCATCTGTAAATGATGCATCTAAAGTAACCTCATTTTCGTCAACACTCAAAGTATCTACTATTACTTCCTTTACCTTTTGGAATAATTCATCTTTTGTCATTTTTTTACCTCCTTTAGACTTTATCCTTTTATTTTAAATGATTCTATGAACCTTGGTCATCTATAAAATTCGTGTCAATTATAATGAGTTATTTTTGTTTTGTCAAGTTTATTATTGTCAATAAAGTAAAATATTTATGAAATTTTATTTTTTTCATGACATGATCGAAGTAGAAAGCTATAGCTTTCCGTTGATTAAATACCTTCTTAGATATATGGTATAATTAACTAGCAGATTTTTTATTAGAGGCGATTGATTTGAAGATAGAAAGAGAAAAAAAGTTTCGAATTCCAGACTATTATATATTTAAAGAATTGATTTCAAGATCAAAAGATATATCGCTTATAATTCAATGGTACGATAGAAAAGGCAGAAGAACTCGATTAGAAAAGAAAAATAATAAAGAAATTTGGACTACGAACATAAAAAAAGAAATCAAAAAGGGGCTAAGAGAAGAAATAGAGTATGTAATAAATCCAGAAAAAGTTGATATTGAAGATATGAAAAATCAAAGAATGGTTATAAAAAATAGATATATACTAAATTATGACCCAGAAATTGTGGTGGATGAAATATTGAACCCAGATAATTGTATCAACTACAAAAAAAATTTATCAGAAATACGTTATTTGCTGGAAATCGAAGAAAAATTTGAGAAAGTTGATTTAGAATCTTTTTTAAAAGATTTTTTACAAGATTTGTATTACAAATTGGAAGATTTAACATATTTAGAAGGATACAATAACTCTGATTTTGCAGGAACACACAACTGCAATTTAAAGAAGATTGTAGGAAGTAGAAAATAATGGGAAAACTTTTTTTGGTCGGTACCCCTATAGGCAATCTTGAAGATATAACTATTAGAGCTTTAAAAACTTTGGAAAAAGCAGATTTAATTTTAGCTGAAGATAAAAGAGTTACCTTAAAATTAATAAATCATTTTAATTTAGGTAAAAAAGAATTATATACTTTCAATGAAGTAAATTCCAAAAGAAATCTTCCAGAAGTTTTGACATTAATTAGGAATTACAATAGTATTGTTTTGGTTTCTGATGCGGGAATGCCTGTTTTATCGGACCCCGGCTACAATCTTGTTAATGCATGCTGGGAAGAAGGAATTGAAATGGAGGTTATTCCAGGGCCTTCCGCTATTACAACTGTATTGGCTATAAGTGGTTTTCCTGCTTCAAAATTTTTATTTTTGGGTTTTTTGCCAAGAGATAAAAAATTAAGGAGACTGTTAAAGGAAATAAAAGATTTTAAATATCCAGTAGTATTTTTTGAATCTCCTCATAGAATTAATAAAACACTGAATGAAATACTTGAAAGTTTCGGAGATATAGAACTTTTTGTTGGCCGTGAAATGACAAAAGTTTATCAGGAGTTTTTTAAAGGTAGAGTGTCGGAAGGGATAACTTTTTTTGAATCCAAAAATCAGGTTAAAGGAGAGCTAACTGTTGTTATTTCCCCATGATGAAGAGTTTAAATTTGAAAGTATCCAAGCATTAATTGAATATTTGAACAATATATTTTTAAATTCTTCTCTTTACAAACAAGAGATAGAGGTTATAGGTGATGTAACTCATTCAAAATATAGTAAAAGAGGGGATTTATACGTTGAATTGTCCCAAAAAGTTGGTGTATCCAATTATTCTATCACGATCTTTTTTAGCAAATCTTCAGTACCCTATATATTAGACCATTGCAAGGTGAACAACGAGAAAGAACTAATTAACAAAAGATGGAAGTTTCAAGGGATTGTGAATTTTTGGAAAAGGGAAGCTAAATATGTCATTTTAGGTATAGCGATTATACCTTTAGGTGATTCTGAGATTGAGAAAAAGAGAAAAGAAATATTAAAAAAATTAGCAACAAGAAATCTGTTAAGGAAAGTGGAATCAGAATTGGTTGATCTTGATCCTATAAGAAAAATTGCCGTTATAAGTTCTCCAACAGCGGCTGGTTTTGGAGATTTCCAAAAAAATATTCACCATGCTAGATTTATTCCCATTGTACATTTATATCCCGCTCCAATGCAAGGAGCTGATACGGTCCCCGGAATTAAAAAAGCAATGTTGTCGATTTTAAAATCTAAAATTGGCTACGATATAGTTGTTATAATAAGAGGTGGAGGATCAAAAAGCGACCTTATGTACTTTGATGATCTAGAATTAGGAAATCTTATCGCTAAATTTAATAAAAAAATTCCTGTGCTTACTGGAATAGGCCACGAACAAGATAAGACTATACCAGATTTTGTTAGTTGGAAAAGTTATTCAACACCTACAGAGGTTTCTAGAGACATAGTTAATCAGATAAATTTTTTTGTTGATCGTGTTGAAGATTTCGAAAATTATATAACAAATACTTTTTCTACTATATTTGCTCAAACAGAAGGTTTATTATCTTTCAATACAATTAACAATATCAAATACTATATTAACAAAGAGCTAAAGATTACAGATAAGGTTATCGAAGACAAAGATATAACTATAAATAAAAAAGTTAATCAAATTATGGAAAAATGCGAGAAAAAACTTTCACCAAATAACTTTGTAAATATTCAAAACAATATAAATTATAAAATAAAAAATTATATACGAAGTATTTTATCTAACTCAAAGGAAATTTCTTCTCAGTTTAAAAACAGGTATGAAGTTTCAGAAAGACTATTAATCAGCACTTTTCAAGGTTTAACAAATGCTAGTCCATTTGCTGCTTTTTTACATAAAGGAGTTTTAGTAAAAAAAGATGATGAGATAATAGATAGTGTAGAAGATTTAGTAGAGGATGAAATGGTAAATTTGATATTCAAAGATGGGCAAGCAGATTCTAAAATCGAAAAAATTAAAAAATGGTGATTATTCAAGAAATTCAACTGAAGGGAGATAAAATATGGAAGAGATTATAAAACTTAGTGAAGAAGAAATTAAAAATTTAAGTTTTAAAGAACAGCTATCTCTTTTGGAGAAAATAAACAATTACTTTCAGAATGAGCAAGAAGATGAAATAGATATTGAAAAGGCACTAGAAATTTATAAAAAAGCCTTGGATATTCTTACTTATGCCAGAGAAAAATTAGTAAATTTAAAAGAAGAGAAAATGAAAATCGATGAAAAATACGAAAAAATAAAAAATCAGTTAAGTGAATGAGTATAAGAGGTATAATATTTATGTCAACAAAAAATAATATTTTTTTTGTATAATTTATACAGAAAATTATTGAGGAGGAAGTTGAAATTATATGTTCATATCCGTTGGTAAAGGGGTTTTTGTTCCAGCAGAAAGGGTACATTCTGTAATACCGGAAACTTTTATACAATTTGGAAAAATAAAAAAAATATATCAAGGTATCGATGTAATTAGCGAGTTAGAGAATGAAGGAACAGTTAATTCTCAGAATCATATAAAAGGTTCCCTTAATCTGATCGATGCCTCTTATGGAAAGGCTGTTAAATCGGTTATTTACATGGATAGTGGGCAAATAATTTTAACTCCTCTTGAACCAAAAAAAATCATCGAAAAAATTAAAAAAGGAAGGCGATAAATGATGTCTATACCAATGCCTGTAGTTATCGAAAGTGAAGGCAGATACGAAAGAGCTTATGATATATATTCAAGACTTTTGAAAGATAGAATAATTTTTTTAGGAACACCTATTAACGATGATGTGGCAAATTTAATAATTGCCCAACTCCTTTTTTTGGAATCTCAAGACCCAGATAAAGACATATATTTGTACATAAATTCTCCAGGTGGTTCGGTAACAGCAGGATTAGGGATATACGATACTATGCAGTATGTTAAACCTGATATTTCAACTATTTGTATAGGTCAAGCCGCATCAATGGGTGCTGTATTACTAGCTGCAGGGACAAAGGGTAAGAGGTATTCTTTGCCTTACTCAAGAATAATGATTCATCAACCATGGGGAGGAGCTGAAGGTTCCGCCATTGATATACAGATACACGCCAAAGAGATCTTGAGGATGAAAGAAGATTTAAATAAAATCCTCAGTAAACATACTAAACAACCATTGGAGAAGATTGAAAAGGACACAGACAGAGATTTCTTCATGAATGCACAGGAAGCTCTAAAATATGGGATTTTAGATAAAGTTATAACTACAAAGAGTGAAGCACAAGAGAATAAAAATTAATATTTGAAAAAAGCAGTTTCGATTGATTTTTGACAAGTGTTTAAAAAGAGGGCGCAGAAAGTTAGGCGTCCTTCTTTTTCTAAGTTACGATAAGGAGGCTCAAAGATGAGCAATATTACTCCGATGATAAAGCAATACCTTCAAATAAAAGAAAAACACAAAGATTCTATACTACTTTTTCGTTTGGGTGATTTTTATGAAACTTTTTTTGAAGATGCTAAGCTTGTAAGTGAGATTTTGCAAATAGTTTTGACTAAAAGAAACGGTAATCCCATGGCTGGGATTCCGTATCATGCTCTCAATAATTACTTAAAAAAATTACTTGATGCCGGATACAAGGTTGCTATATGTGAACAAATGGAAGACCCTCAGACTGCAAAAGGTATTGTAGACAGAGAAGTTACCAAAATATTAACTCCTGGTACAGTTTTAGAAGAGGGTATGATAGAAGATAATAGCAGATATTCTGCTTTAATTGACGAAAAAAATGGTTTTTTCAACATAGCTATCTTCGATTTTTCAACCGGAGATTTCTTTTTGGATACATTTGATTTTAAAGAAGAAGAACTCTTAGATTTTATATCATCGTTTGGATTCGTTCAAATTCTGCTTTCCAAGAATCTTGAAATTTTATCCAAGAAAATTAAAAATTTATTAAAAGATGTTTATATAGAAACCTTAGATGAATGGTATTTCTCCAATAATTTTAGAGATCACCTAAAAGAAAGTTACGAAATTTTGAGCTTTGATCATTTAGATTATGATGATAATGAATTAAAATTAGCAGACGCGGTTTTAAAATATCTAGAAACCACACAATTTACTAAAATTAAACATATGAAATTTCCTAAACGCTTCAAATCCAAAACCCATATGCTTTTAGACGCTAATACCCTAGAAAACTTAGGGGTTATTCCTACCAGTTCAAATAGAGGGAAGACTCTTTATGATATCTTAAAATTTACAAAAACCAGTATGGGTAGTAGAAAATTAAGAGAATTTCTTATAGCTCCTTTGATAGATAAGGAAAAAATAGAAGAAAGATTAGATATAGTTCAGCAACTTATAGAAAATCCGATTTTAATAGAAGAGTTGAAAGAGTATCTTTCTTCTATCAAAGATCTGGAAAGAATTTCTTCCAGAATATCTTTGATGAACGCTACCCCAAGAGACTTAATTGCCTTAAAGGACTCTTTGGAAGTACTTCCGTATATTTTGGAGATTTTAAATCGTCACCAAAATTTAAAATCTCTTTTCTATAATGTGGAAACTCTCCATGAAATAAAAGAAATCATCAAAAAAACAATATTTGAGGAACCTTCATTAACCCCTGGAAATGGAAAGGTTATTAAGAAAGGTGTTTCAGAAGAGCTTGATAGCTATAGAGATTTAATAAATAATTTGGATGGGGTATTGAAAAAAATAGAAAGTCAAGAAAAGGAAAGAACCAAAATTAACAATTTAAGAGTCGGAAGAAATAAGATATATGGATTTTATATTGAAATTTCTAAATCTCAACTTTCGAAAGTACCTCAAGATTATATCAGAAAGCAGACTTTAGTAAATAGTGAAAGATTTACTATTAGCGATTTAGAAGAGATTGAACAAAAGTTAGCTTTATCAGAAGAAAAAATTAGAGCCATTGAAAAAGAGGTTTACACGCAGCTTTTATCTCATTTACATCAATTTGTATATAAAATAAAGATATTATCTGATAAAGTTGCTGAATTAGACGTTTATAGATCTTTCGCAGAAGTTAGCAAATTATTCAATTATTGTAGGCCATCGTTTGTAAAGAATTATAAAGAAGTTTATATTAAAGAATCTAGACATCCTGTAGTAGAAAGATTTGTAGATGTTTTTACTCCAAATGATTTTTGTATAGAGAACGAAAAATATTATATAATATTGACGGGACCTAATATGAGTGGAAAGTCTACTTATATAAGACAAATTGGGTTGATTAGTTTGATGGCTCAAATTGGGTGTTTTGTGCCTGCAAAGAAAGCTTTGATCCCTATTTATGACGGTGTTTTTACGCGGATAGGTGCAA of Petrotoga sp. 9PW.55.5.1 contains these proteins:
- a CDS encoding transglycosylase SLT domain-containing protein, encoding MRVVFLSLVFVLLSSTFFANSPYINFISNNENSNEDITIRTILYDFISTQYKLAVGKDMPEDRLKELVYSIMEASKIFEVSPMLIVAIIDTETNFKNIIGPHGEVGYMQVRPTTAQFIIQKYYDLFESLNYSETSIDWIEERLLFDPRYNIFVGTAYIKYLLDSHGDAYKAIGWYNGGGNEYYANKVVYKLNRIAIKYPII
- a CDS encoding exodeoxyribonuclease VII large subunit; this encodes MLFPHDEEFKFESIQALIEYLNNIFLNSSLYKQEIEVIGDVTHSKYSKRGDLYVELSQKVGVSNYSITIFFSKSSVPYILDHCKVNNEKELINKRWKFQGIVNFWKREAKYVILGIAIIPLGDSEIEKKRKEILKKLATRNLLRKVESELVDLDPIRKIAVISSPTAAGFGDFQKNIHHARFIPIVHLYPAPMQGADTVPGIKKAMLSILKSKIGYDIVVIIRGGGSKSDLMYFDDLELGNLIAKFNKKIPVLTGIGHEQDKTIPDFVSWKSYSTPTEVSRDIVNQINFFVDRVEDFENYITNTFSTIFAQTEGLLSFNTINNIKYYINKELKITDKVIEDKDITINKKVNQIMEKCEKKLSPNNFVNIQNNINYKIKNYIRSILSNSKEISSQFKNRYEVSERLLISTFQGLTNASPFAAFLHKGVLVKKDDEIIDSVEDLVEDEMVNLIFKDGQADSKIEKIKKW
- a CDS encoding alpha-amylase family glycosyl hydrolase yields the protein MIFYELYLRSFYDSNDDGLGDFLGLKNKLDYLCNLGIDYVWLLPIMKSPAFHGYTVSDFYEVNPVYGTLEHLKNTLKEGHEKGLKFVLDLPINHVAVSSEWFQKALKGEEPYKNWFIWANEKADLDEIRHWDDSKIWQKIGDKYFYGIFGPASPDLNFENPELWNEIKKIFKFWLETGFDGFRLDAAKHIFDFDIEEMHFKYQHEKNVEFWKEMTKYIKSIKEDAIVISEVWDAPEIVRKYEGIFDIGFNFPIAEDLKMTLKKESPSEFNKTLIKCIPEYLPDGKVLSKSGNFLTNHDMTRILSDLKDEEKVKLGFSILYTLPGVPFIYYGEETGMKGIPKDVNFTEDSQEPFHWYENGFGPGQTEWKGYKFNPPYSGESVEEQKKDKNSILNTVKSLISFRKNNLWLENAKVEILNFDENVVELRGYDQLHEIIAYYNLKSSISSFFLQNGQELLSIGNNYIENNVISLAPFGVHIIKKK
- the clpP gene encoding ATP-dependent Clp endopeptidase proteolytic subunit ClpP, with the protein product MSIPMPVVIESEGRYERAYDIYSRLLKDRIIFLGTPINDDVANLIIAQLLFLESQDPDKDIYLYINSPGGSVTAGLGIYDTMQYVKPDISTICIGQAASMGAVLLAAGTKGKRYSLPYSRIMIHQPWGGAEGSAIDIQIHAKEILRMKEDLNKILSKHTKQPLEKIEKDTDRDFFMNAQEALKYGILDKVITTKSEAQENKN
- a CDS encoding CTP synthase; its protein translation is MAKKYIIVTGGVLSGIGKGVVSASIGRLIKELGLKVNSLKVDPYLNVDAGTMNPNQHGEVFVTEDGYEADLDLGHYERFLGIDMKKFNNMTAGQVYKHVIEKEREGKYLGATVQMVPHVTERIKERIEEIDTEILLIEIGGTVGDIEGEIFLEAVRELSFEKGRDNFMFIHVTFVPYLHVTNEFKTKPTQQSVQLLRRIGIQPDMLLVRTEKEIDPSSLEKIALFGGVPSDYVVNLPDLSNVYEVPKILYEKSIHKLISKKLELTLSNDNNPFMWKCPKTFKNLKIAMISKYLGTDDAYKSIMESIFLSGVNRPELINAEELEEMNEDELNILLSKYQGIIIPGGFGRRAVEGKIKAIEYARENKVPLLGICLGMQLMVIEFARNVLKYDDSNSTEFDPKTPYPVIDLMEEQKKSLNLGGTMRLGSQKIDIIPNTKLSKIYKDKKEIFERHRHRYEVNYKMFEDMFEKGNNTPNKLTISAMTDFVEAVELSDHPFYVGIQYHPEFKTKVGEPHPIFKNFIEEVEKNKKN
- the acpP gene encoding acyl carrier protein, which translates into the protein MTKDELFQKVKEVIVDTLSVDENEVTLDASFTDDLDADSLELVDLTMAFESEFGVTIEDDELEKIKTVEIAVNMLAEKLNIDDED
- the rsmI gene encoding 16S rRNA (cytidine(1402)-2'-O)-methyltransferase, with the protein product MGKLFLVGTPIGNLEDITIRALKTLEKADLILAEDKRVTLKLINHFNLGKKELYTFNEVNSKRNLPEVLTLIRNYNSIVLVSDAGMPVLSDPGYNLVNACWEEGIEMEVIPGPSAITTVLAISGFPASKFLFLGFLPRDKKLRRLLKEIKDFKYPVVFFESPHRINKTLNEILESFGDIELFVGREMTKVYQEFFKGRVSEGITFFESKNQVKGELTVVISP
- the mutS gene encoding DNA mismatch repair protein MutS, which translates into the protein MSNITPMIKQYLQIKEKHKDSILLFRLGDFYETFFEDAKLVSEILQIVLTKRNGNPMAGIPYHALNNYLKKLLDAGYKVAICEQMEDPQTAKGIVDREVTKILTPGTVLEEGMIEDNSRYSALIDEKNGFFNIAIFDFSTGDFFLDTFDFKEEELLDFISSFGFVQILLSKNLEILSKKIKNLLKDVYIETLDEWYFSNNFRDHLKESYEILSFDHLDYDDNELKLADAVLKYLETTQFTKIKHMKFPKRFKSKTHMLLDANTLENLGVIPTSSNRGKTLYDILKFTKTSMGSRKLREFLIAPLIDKEKIEERLDIVQQLIENPILIEELKEYLSSIKDLERISSRISLMNATPRDLIALKDSLEVLPYILEILNRHQNLKSLFYNVETLHEIKEIIKKTIFEEPSLTPGNGKVIKKGVSEELDSYRDLINNLDGVLKKIESQEKERTKINNLRVGRNKIYGFYIEISKSQLSKVPQDYIRKQTLVNSERFTISDLEEIEQKLALSEEKIRAIEKEVYTQLLSHLHQFVYKIKILSDKVAELDVYRSFAEVSKLFNYCRPSFVKNYKEVYIKESRHPVVERFVDVFTPNDFCIENEKYYIILTGPNMSGKSTYIRQIGLISLMAQIGCFVPAKKALIPIYDGVFTRIGARDDIVTGKSTFLVEMLEVSTILNKATDKSLVLLDEVGRGTSTLDGISVAWAISEYLFQIKKCNTIFATHYTELTYMSHIYKEVVSKRVKVLETMDGVVFLHKIEEGISDNSYGIEIARLAGFPPEIIGRSKEILELLSDRVDLEGKFKSIKNIKKKKYEEHENQLKMF
- a CDS encoding extracellular matrix/biofilm biosynthesis regulator RemA family protein, producing MFISVGKGVFVPAERVHSVIPETFIQFGKIKKIYQGIDVISELENEGTVNSQNHIKGSLNLIDASYGKAVKSVIYMDSGQIILTPLEPKKIIEKIKKGRR